CGGAAAGGGCCGGCTCCCCGCGCGGGGAGCCGGCCCTTCATCTACACCGTGCCGCCAGACTACGCTACGCTCGCCTCGGTGGACGCCTCGATCCGGCTGGCGTCCCCGCCGCCGCGGACCTCGATCCGGCGCCGACGCGCCTGCTCGGTCTTGGGGATCACGATGCGCAGCACGCCGTCGGCGAGCTCCGCGTCGATGCGGTCGGCGTCCACCTGCCGCGGGAGCACGAACGAGCGCGTGAAGGTCCCGTAGCGCCGCTCCGACAGGTGGTAGCGGGCGTTCTCGACCCGCTCCGCGGGCTTGGCGGCGCGGACCGTCAGAATGTTCGACTCCAGGCCGATGTCCAGGTCCTCGCGGCGGACGCCCGGCATCTCCATCATCACATGGATGGTGTCCTCCGTCTCCACCACCTCCGTCTCGGGGCTGCGCAGCAGGCTGCCGTCCGCCGCCGGCCACCCGAGCGGCCCCGCCACCGCTTCGAAGAGGCGGTCGAAGGGCACGGTGGCAAGCCGATTGCCATTTCTGACCATACGATCCTCCCGATCTCACGGGTTGCATCGCGCGCGCCACCGCGGCGCGCGCTTCCCCCCGCGGGAAATTGCAACCCGGATACCAGCTTCCGGCCCGCAAAGAGCGCCGAAAAGGCAAGTGGGCACGCCGTTTTCGCCCCTCCGGCTGCAAGGCTGGCAGACCCGGAGCGTCCGCGCCGGGTCCCCTCCACACCCTTCGCCCTTCCATGGACGCCATCCGCATCCGCCCGGCGACCGCGGGCGACACCGCCGCGCTGGCCGGCCTCATGGCGCACCTCGGCTACCCCACCACCCCCACGGAGATGGCCGCTCGGCTGGAGCGGATCCTCCCGGACCCGGACTACCACACGCTCGTGGCCGAGGCGGGCGGAGAGCTGGTCGGGATGGTGGGGGTCTTCCGCGGCCTCGCGTACAACTACGACGCGCCGTACGCGCGCGTCCTGGCCATCGTGGTGGACCCGGCGCGGCGGGGCACCGGCGTCGGCACGGCGCTGATGCGAGACGCGGAGGCGTGGGCGCGCGAGGT
This genomic window from Longimicrobiaceae bacterium contains:
- a CDS encoding Hsp20/alpha crystallin family protein, with amino-acid sequence MVRNGNRLATVPFDRLFEAVAGPLGWPAADGSLLRSPETEVVETEDTIHVMMEMPGVRREDLDIGLESNILTVRAAKPAERVENARYHLSERRYGTFTRSFVLPRQVDADRIDAELADGVLRIVIPKTEQARRRRIEVRGGGDASRIEASTEASVA
- a CDS encoding GNAT family N-acetyltransferase, with amino-acid sequence MDAIRIRPATAGDTAALAGLMAHLGYPTTPTEMAARLERILPDPDYHTLVAEAGGELVGMVGVFRGLAYNYDAPYARVLAIVVDPARRGTGVGTALMRDAEAWAREVGAGSVHLTTALQRDAAHRFYERLGYEATGLRYRKPLG